In a genomic window of Rhizobium glycinendophyticum:
- a CDS encoding FAD binding domain-containing protein, whose protein sequence is MREFTYERAASVEAAAQAVVANPSAKFIAGGTNLLDLMKLQIETPSHLIDVNGLGLDEIEQTPEGGLRIGALVRNTDLASHAIVRRDYALLSRALLAGASGQLRNKATTAGNLLQRTRCPYFYDPNLPCNKRNPGSGCSAIGGITRQLAVIGVSDACIATHPSDMAVALRALDAVIETVKADGSRRSIPIAEFHLLPADTPHIETVLETGEFIVAVTLPAPIGGLQIYRKVRDRASYAFALVSVGAVIHPDGTGRVAIGGVAHKPWRVEEAETALPNGARAASAAILEGARPTEQNRFKVDLVQRTLGSVLAEAKG, encoded by the coding sequence ATGAGAGAGTTTACCTACGAACGCGCCGCCTCCGTTGAGGCTGCAGCCCAGGCGGTTGTTGCCAATCCCAGTGCCAAATTTATCGCGGGCGGCACCAATCTACTCGATCTGATGAAACTGCAGATCGAAACGCCGTCGCATCTGATCGACGTCAATGGTCTCGGTCTCGACGAGATCGAGCAGACCCCGGAAGGTGGCTTGCGCATTGGCGCTTTGGTTCGCAACACTGACCTTGCCTCGCATGCAATCGTACGGCGCGACTACGCGCTTTTGTCGCGGGCGCTGCTGGCGGGTGCGTCCGGTCAGTTGCGTAACAAGGCGACGACCGCTGGAAACCTCCTGCAGCGAACTCGCTGTCCCTATTTTTACGACCCCAATCTGCCCTGCAACAAGCGAAACCCCGGCAGTGGCTGTTCGGCCATCGGTGGTATCACCCGGCAGCTGGCAGTGATTGGCGTTAGTGATGCCTGTATTGCAACCCATCCCAGCGATATGGCTGTTGCCCTGCGGGCACTGGATGCCGTTATCGAAACGGTCAAGGCGGACGGGTCGCGACGGTCGATCCCGATCGCCGAGTTCCATCTCTTGCCCGCAGACACGCCCCATATCGAGACCGTGCTGGAAACGGGCGAATTTATCGTTGCCGTGACACTGCCGGCTCCGATCGGAGGGCTGCAGATCTACCGTAAGGTAAGGGATCGGGCGTCTTATGCCTTTGCCCTTGTCTCGGTCGGAGCCGTCATCCATCCGGACGGGACGGGCCGGGTCGCGATCGGTGGTGTCGCGCACAAGCCGTGGCGGGTCGAGGAGGCAGAGACGGCATTGCCGAACGGTGCCCGCGCGGCAAGTGCGGCCATCCTTGAAGGGGCCCGTCCTACGGAGCAGAACCGGTTCAAGGTCGATCTCGTCCAGCGCACGCTGGGGTCAGTGCTCGCCGAGGCGAAGGGATAA
- the paoA gene encoding aldehyde dehydrogenase iron-sulfur subunit PaoA, protein MTTTSSLTLSVNGEHCSLDIDNRTTLLDALREHLHLTGTKKGCDHGQCGACTVIVEGRRINSCLTLAVMHEGDEITTIEGLGQPDNLHPMQAAFVKHDGFQCGYCTPGQICSAVAVLAEIDANIPSHVTDDLTGEPEVTADEIRERMSGNLCRCGAYSNILDAILDVAGEPA, encoded by the coding sequence GTGACGACAACAAGCTCACTCACATTGTCGGTCAATGGCGAGCACTGTTCGCTTGATATTGACAATCGTACCACCTTGCTCGACGCGCTGCGCGAACACCTGCATTTGACCGGCACCAAAAAAGGTTGCGATCACGGTCAGTGTGGCGCCTGCACCGTCATCGTGGAGGGACGCCGGATCAATTCCTGCCTGACGCTTGCCGTGATGCATGAGGGCGACGAAATCACCACGATTGAGGGCCTTGGCCAGCCGGACAATCTGCACCCCATGCAGGCCGCCTTCGTCAAGCATGATGGCTTTCAGTGCGGCTATTGCACGCCAGGGCAGATCTGTTCTGCCGTTGCAGTGCTTGCCGAAATCGACGCCAACATTCCAAGCCATGTCACCGATGACCTGACCGGCGAACCCGAGGTGACGGCGGACGAGATCCGCGAACGCATGAGTGGCAATCTCTGTCGGTGCGGAGCCTATTCCAACATCCTCGATGCCATTCTCGACGTTGCAGGAGAGCCGGCATGA
- a CDS encoding DUF6894 family protein: MIRSVSRRSGRLQRYFFHAVFDGNPVVDVDGIELENPRAARASAVDGIRDIVAEAIRQGLPCAISSVEIRDSSGELLDVVRLGEAVKVPFEQLSKIIKRSNLKVI; this comes from the coding sequence TTGATCAGATCTGTCTCAAGAAGGAGTGGTCGATTGCAAAGATATTTTTTCCACGCCGTGTTCGATGGGAACCCCGTGGTGGACGTGGATGGTATCGAACTTGAGAATCCTCGTGCTGCACGCGCTTCAGCGGTAGATGGGATTCGAGATATAGTCGCAGAGGCTATTCGACAGGGGTTGCCTTGTGCGATATCTAGTGTCGAAATACGTGATAGTAGCGGAGAGTTGTTGGATGTTGTTCGGCTCGGTGAGGCGGTCAAGGTTCCGTTCGAGCAACTGTCTAAAATTATAAAGCGAAGCAATCTGAAGGTAATCTGA
- a CDS encoding GNAT family N-acetyltransferase, which produces MEPIWRGLEGEGTLSAFQRYDWLQAIDTHILRPRGDRAFVVEVTETVTGGCVMLLPLVLQRRRTHRRIVFLGSEVSDISAPVLAKDFTLPDDAGPTLWHAIASALPPADLVHIDQITETIQGRPNPLARLPGLTLSPKKSFDVMIEGDPESLVDRLVNNQTRRILKTSARRMAERGTVRFVAAQTREEVETLLPVMVAQRRQRFRDLGRFDHLTGPGIEDCYRAAALAGIGGRGPAQIFGLAVDDQWIATTYTLIHDKTIHLTIVTMAGGDWQACSPGMAILARYMRWAREQGLTVMDFSVGDMAYKSGFGGEARDLYTLAKPVTRKGKAIAAGAGAFVRLKQTIKSQRALAKIAFSILRRVRNFSARNRIS; this is translated from the coding sequence GTGGAGCCGATCTGGCGCGGGCTGGAAGGCGAGGGCACGCTGTCTGCCTTCCAGCGCTACGACTGGCTGCAGGCGATCGACACGCATATTCTTCGCCCGCGCGGGGATCGCGCTTTCGTCGTCGAGGTCACGGAGACGGTAACGGGTGGATGCGTGATGCTGCTGCCGCTGGTGCTGCAGAGGCGACGTACCCATCGTCGTATCGTTTTTCTCGGCTCTGAGGTCAGCGATATCAGTGCACCGGTGCTGGCAAAGGATTTTACACTGCCTGATGATGCCGGTCCGACGCTCTGGCACGCGATCGCCTCGGCGCTCCCGCCTGCCGATCTGGTTCACATCGATCAGATCACAGAAACGATCCAGGGGCGGCCCAACCCTCTGGCCCGCCTGCCGGGACTGACCCTCTCGCCGAAGAAGAGTTTCGACGTGATGATTGAGGGCGATCCCGAGTCACTTGTCGATCGTCTGGTAAACAATCAGACACGACGGATCTTGAAGACCTCGGCCCGCAGAATGGCGGAGCGGGGCACAGTACGTTTCGTCGCAGCGCAGACGCGCGAGGAGGTAGAGACCCTGCTGCCGGTCATGGTGGCGCAGCGCCGTCAGCGCTTTCGCGACTTGGGCCGTTTCGATCACCTGACTGGCCCCGGCATCGAAGATTGCTATCGCGCGGCAGCACTTGCTGGCATTGGCGGGCGTGGGCCGGCGCAGATCTTTGGCCTTGCCGTTGATGACCAATGGATCGCAACCACCTATACGCTGATCCATGACAAAACGATTCACCTGACGATCGTCACGATGGCCGGGGGTGACTGGCAAGCCTGTTCCCCCGGCATGGCGATCCTTGCTCGTTATATGCGCTGGGCCCGCGAGCAGGGCCTGACTGTCATGGATTTCTCTGTTGGAGATATGGCCTATAAGAGTGGGTTTGGTGGCGAGGCCCGCGATCTTTACACCCTGGCCAAGCCCGTGACGCGGAAGGGCAAGGCGATCGCTGCAGGGGCGGGAGCGTTCGTCCGACTGAAGCAGACGATTAAAAGCCAGCGTGCCCTTGCTAAGATTGCCTTCTCAATACTGCGTCGTGTCCGAAATTTCAGTGCTCGAAACAGGATCTCATAG
- a CDS encoding acyl-CoA thioesterase gives MDETHDTSQLEMVVLMTPDMANFSGKVHGGALLNLLDRVAYSCASRYSQQYAVTLSVDQVVFRQPIHVGELVTFRASINHAGRTSMEIGIRVEAENIRTGERRHTNSCYFTMVAVDAEGRPTAVPAYEAKTEVRKRRQRAAEIRRALRLEFEERFREAASLAQEG, from the coding sequence ATGGACGAGACACATGACACGAGCCAGCTGGAAATGGTGGTGCTTATGACACCAGACATGGCAAATTTTTCCGGCAAGGTGCATGGGGGTGCCCTGCTCAATCTTCTCGACCGCGTCGCCTATTCCTGCGCCTCCCGCTACTCACAGCAATATGCCGTCACGCTCTCGGTGGATCAGGTGGTGTTCCGCCAGCCGATCCATGTCGGCGAGCTCGTCACTTTCCGCGCCTCGATCAACCATGCCGGTCGAACGTCCATGGAGATCGGCATCCGGGTGGAGGCGGAAAACATCCGAACCGGCGAGCGACGCCACACGAATTCCTGCTATTTCACCATGGTCGCAGTGGATGCAGAAGGGAGGCCCACCGCCGTTCCAGCTTATGAGGCGAAGACCGAAGTTCGCAAACGCCGCCAGCGCGCCGCCGAGATCCGCAGGGCGCTGAGGCTCGAATTCGAGGAGCGCTTCAGGGAGGCGGCAAGCTTGGCGCAAGAAGGCTGA
- a CDS encoding flavin reductase, whose protein sequence is MIATEAKPIEPSVALPPVTREIYREGMASLAAAVNVIASDGAAGPAGFTATAVTSVTDDPPTLLVCLNRQSSAAPAVLTNKVVSVNALAPGHETVSSLFGGKTPMAERFAAASWTRGMTGAPLLQDALVSFDCRVTETVEVGTHVILMCEVVDVRANQRDAALVYFRRGYQAVRG, encoded by the coding sequence ATGATAGCGACAGAAGCAAAACCCATTGAACCGTCCGTGGCTCTTCCTCCCGTCACGCGGGAGATCTACCGCGAAGGCATGGCGTCACTTGCCGCCGCCGTGAACGTGATTGCATCGGATGGCGCTGCAGGTCCGGCTGGCTTCACGGCGACCGCCGTTACCAGCGTGACGGACGATCCGCCGACACTGCTCGTCTGCCTCAACCGCCAGAGTTCGGCAGCGCCGGCCGTGCTCACCAACAAGGTGGTATCGGTCAACGCGCTGGCGCCGGGGCATGAGACGGTGTCCTCGCTTTTCGGCGGCAAGACGCCCATGGCCGAACGCTTCGCAGCTGCCAGCTGGACGCGCGGAATGACCGGTGCGCCCCTCTTGCAGGACGCGCTCGTCTCCTTCGATTGCCGGGTCACCGAGACCGTTGAAGTTGGCACGCATGTCATCCTGATGTGCGAAGTGGTGGACGTGCGCGCCAATCAGCGCGACGCCGCCCTCGTCTATTTCCGCCGGGGTTATCAGGCGGTGAGGGGCTGA
- a CDS encoding NtaA/DmoA family FMN-dependent monooxygenase (This protein belongs to a clade of FMN-dependent monooxygenases, within a broader family of flavin-dependent oxidoreductases, the luciferase-like monooxygenase (LMM) family, some of whose members use coenzyme F420 rather than FMN.) gives MPKKMHLAWFMNFTPDEWREPFGQGGYPWDGRFYMEMAQTLERACFDYIMIEDKLMVPQTYGGSRDFALKNAMMVPKHDPAPLATAMGMVTSKLGVVATMSTMAYPPFLLARLCSTIDSLTRGRFGWNIVTSAEDLAAKNFNMDKLPLRETRYEMAEEYMEVVNKLFDSWDKDAVVLDRENGVYVDPSKVRTIDHVGKHYQVRGPLNTVPSPQHRPIYVQAGASPRGRDFAARFADSIISVASGPAEMKAFRDDIRERAAKIGRDPDEIKVLFCITPTLGETEFEAQEKYKRQMSSEYFITDTLASISAITEIDFSKFDLDKPLPEKLVTNGESGSLDKFQQWGSGKTLRELVVSGGGGLVSSVELIGTPDQVAERMGEVMDEVGGDGFLVTTPVLRVSRRYLMEVADGLVPALQKRGLARTRYTHDLLRDNLREF, from the coding sequence ATGCCCAAGAAGATGCACCTCGCCTGGTTCATGAATTTTACGCCCGACGAATGGCGCGAACCCTTCGGCCAGGGCGGGTATCCCTGGGATGGTCGCTTCTACATGGAAATGGCGCAGACGCTGGAGCGCGCCTGTTTCGACTACATCATGATCGAAGACAAGCTGATGGTGCCACAAACCTATGGCGGTTCGCGCGACTTTGCGCTGAAGAACGCCATGATGGTGCCGAAACATGACCCGGCACCGCTCGCCACCGCGATGGGCATGGTGACCTCGAAGCTCGGGGTCGTCGCGACCATGTCGACCATGGCCTATCCGCCCTTCCTGCTTGCCCGCCTTTGCTCGACCATCGACAGCCTGACGCGCGGCCGCTTCGGCTGGAACATCGTCACCAGCGCCGAGGATCTCGCGGCCAAGAACTTCAACATGGACAAGCTGCCGCTGCGCGAGACGCGCTATGAGATGGCGGAAGAATACATGGAAGTCGTCAACAAGCTCTTCGACAGCTGGGACAAGGACGCCGTCGTGCTCGACCGCGAAAACGGCGTCTATGTCGACCCGAGCAAGGTCCGGACTATCGATCACGTCGGCAAGCATTACCAGGTCCGCGGTCCCCTCAACACAGTGCCGTCGCCGCAACACCGTCCGATCTATGTCCAGGCGGGCGCCTCGCCGCGCGGCCGCGACTTTGCCGCTCGTTTTGCCGATTCCATCATCTCGGTCGCTTCCGGCCCCGCTGAAATGAAAGCCTTCCGCGACGATATCCGGGAAAGGGCTGCCAAGATCGGCCGTGACCCGGACGAGATCAAGGTGCTCTTCTGCATCACGCCGACATTGGGAGAAACCGAGTTCGAGGCACAGGAAAAATACAAGCGTCAGATGTCGTCGGAGTATTTCATCACCGACACACTTGCCTCGATCTCGGCTATTACAGAAATCGACTTCTCGAAATTCGACCTCGACAAACCCCTTCCGGAAAAGCTCGTGACCAACGGCGAATCCGGCTCGCTCGACAAGTTCCAGCAATGGGGAAGCGGCAAGACGTTGCGGGAATTGGTCGTGTCCGGCGGCGGCGGTCTCGTCTCCTCCGTCGAATTGATCGGCACGCCGGATCAGGTGGCAGAGCGCATGGGCGAGGTGATGGACGAAGTCGGCGGCGACGGCTTCCTCGTGACGACGCCGGTGCTGCGCGTCTCGCGCCGTTATCTGATGGAGGTGGCCGACGGACTGGTCCCGGCGCTGCAGAAACGGGGCCTTGCCCGCACGCGCTATACGCACGACCTGCTGCGCGACAACCTTCGGGAATTCTAA
- a CDS encoding ABC transporter ATP-binding protein, which yields MVEIVFDKVWKEYGDAIILENVSLTLKDHEFLSIVGPSGVGKTTLLRLLLSQEVPTRGRILLDGQPIAGEPTDDRGVVFQRYSVFPHKTVLGNVMLGPQWRGSAFLGTLFGARRKALRDRAMALLERVGLKEAASKYPQQLSGGMQQRLAIAQALIMQPKVLLLDEPFGALDPVTRKSMHVLIRELWTERQMTIVMVTHDMGEAFELGTRVIAIDKLRRDPQAPERYGAGITSDFEAKPRIVRESARFELSRSKIIPLQTAR from the coding sequence ATGGTCGAGATCGTATTCGACAAGGTCTGGAAGGAATATGGCGACGCCATCATACTCGAAAATGTAAGCCTCACGCTAAAGGACCACGAGTTCCTGTCGATCGTTGGCCCGAGCGGCGTCGGCAAGACAACGCTTTTGCGCCTGCTGCTGAGCCAGGAGGTGCCGACACGCGGTCGGATCCTGCTCGACGGCCAACCGATTGCCGGTGAACCGACCGATGACCGCGGCGTCGTCTTTCAGCGCTATTCGGTATTCCCACACAAGACAGTCCTCGGCAATGTCATGCTGGGGCCGCAATGGCGCGGCTCCGCTTTTCTCGGCACGTTGTTTGGCGCAAGGCGCAAAGCCCTGCGCGACCGCGCCATGGCGCTTCTGGAGCGCGTCGGCCTCAAAGAGGCAGCCTCCAAATATCCGCAGCAATTGTCGGGCGGCATGCAGCAGCGATTGGCAATTGCCCAGGCGCTGATCATGCAGCCGAAAGTGCTTCTGCTCGATGAGCCCTTCGGTGCGCTTGATCCGGTCACCCGCAAAAGCATGCACGTGCTGATCCGCGAATTGTGGACCGAGCGGCAGATGACCATCGTCATGGTCACCCACGACATGGGCGAGGCTTTCGAACTTGGCACCCGCGTGATTGCCATCGACAAGCTGCGCCGCGACCCGCAGGCGCCCGAGCGCTACGGCGCCGGTATTACGTCAGACTTCGAAGCCAAGCCGCGCATCGTGCGCGAGAGCGCGCGCTTCGAGCTTTCCCGGTCCAAGATCATTCCACTCCAAACTGCCCGTTGA
- a CDS encoding ABC transporter permease, translating to MKRIINYPPSRGQRLFLGVLPFILILLAYVLASEARLSVNPTDKLMPALSSFLSAMNRMMFEQDRASGALLFWFDTYLSLWRLFVGLGLSALLGLVLGAPIGFIPQLRAAFDPVLAAISLVPPLAMLPILFILFGLGEVSKIVLIVFGVAPFLMRDVVLRVEALPREQIIKAQTLGGSSWHMLIHVVLPQILPGLINAVRLSLGATWLFVIAAEAITAEGGLGYRIFLVRRYLAMDIILPYVVWITLLAFLVDLALRKLSAFLFPWSVLKEG from the coding sequence ATGAAACGTATCATCAACTACCCTCCCTCCCGCGGCCAACGCCTCTTTCTCGGCGTCCTGCCCTTCATTCTCATCCTGCTCGCCTATGTGCTGGCGTCGGAAGCGCGGCTCTCCGTCAATCCGACCGACAAGCTGATGCCGGCACTGTCCTCCTTCCTTTCGGCCATGAACCGGATGATGTTCGAGCAGGACCGGGCAAGCGGCGCGCTGCTCTTCTGGTTTGACACCTATCTGAGCCTCTGGCGGCTTTTTGTCGGCCTCGGTCTATCGGCCCTGCTCGGTCTCGTGCTCGGCGCGCCAATCGGCTTCATCCCGCAGTTGCGAGCCGCCTTCGATCCGGTGCTCGCCGCCATCTCGCTCGTGCCGCCGCTTGCCATGCTGCCGATCCTCTTCATCCTCTTCGGTCTCGGCGAAGTTTCCAAGATCGTCCTGATCGTCTTTGGGGTGGCGCCCTTCCTCATGCGCGATGTGGTGCTGCGGGTTGAGGCGCTGCCGCGCGAGCAGATCATCAAGGCCCAGACGCTCGGCGGTTCATCCTGGCACATGCTGATCCATGTCGTGTTGCCGCAGATCCTGCCGGGCCTGATCAACGCCGTGCGCCTGTCGCTCGGCGCCACCTGGCTCTTCGTCATCGCGGCGGAAGCGATCACGGCGGAAGGCGGCCTCGGTTACCGGATTTTCCTCGTCCGCCGCTATCTCGCGATGGATATCATCCTGCCTTACGTCGTCTGGATCACGCTGCTCGCCTTCCTCGTCGACCTCGCACTGCGCAAGCTGTCGGCCTTTCTCTTCCCCTGGTCCGTGTTGAAGGAGGGCTGA
- a CDS encoding putative urea ABC transporter substrate-binding protein, whose translation MKTSLRALTQFLIIAIGAALALAGSASAAQKTAFKVGYSIYVGFMPMGYMKESGILKKWADKYGIEIEMMPINDYVGSINQFISGDLDAVGVAGMDALTMPAAGGVDTSIFLITDYSNGNDVLMSKSATSVADLKGKDVYLVEYSVSHYLLNRALVMNGLSGVGEVKTVNISDADIAAAYLSNADIQNAAAWKPMTADMIAGSPETKVLFDSSEIPGEIMDVFIGNTQVLKDNPAFGKALTGAWYEALAAIKAGGDTAKPVNDYMASALGTDQAGLKTQIDTTFFFYTPAEAATFLSDAKTGTIMDDIRKFSFDRGLFGQGATSVDAIGIELADGTVLGDPANVKLRIDASYAKLGADGGL comes from the coding sequence ATGAAAACCTCTTTGCGTGCCTTAACTCAGTTCCTCATCATTGCAATTGGCGCCGCTCTGGCCTTGGCCGGAAGCGCTTCTGCTGCGCAGAAGACTGCCTTCAAGGTTGGCTACTCCATCTATGTCGGCTTCATGCCCATGGGTTACATGAAGGAAAGCGGCATCTTGAAGAAATGGGCCGACAAATACGGCATCGAGATCGAGATGATGCCGATCAACGACTATGTCGGCTCGATCAACCAGTTCATTTCCGGCGATCTCGATGCCGTCGGCGTCGCCGGCATGGATGCACTCACCATGCCAGCTGCCGGCGGGGTCGATACTTCGATCTTCCTGATCACCGACTATTCCAACGGCAATGATGTGCTGATGTCTAAGTCGGCCACGTCTGTTGCCGACCTCAAGGGCAAGGACGTCTATCTCGTCGAATACAGCGTCTCGCACTACCTCCTCAATCGCGCGCTTGTCATGAATGGCCTGAGCGGTGTCGGTGAGGTGAAAACCGTCAACATTTCTGATGCCGATATCGCCGCCGCCTATCTCTCCAACGCCGACATTCAGAATGCCGCCGCATGGAAGCCGATGACGGCCGACATGATTGCGGGCTCGCCGGAGACCAAGGTGCTGTTTGACAGCTCTGAAATCCCTGGCGAAATCATGGATGTCTTCATCGGCAATACACAAGTGCTGAAAGACAATCCGGCCTTCGGCAAGGCGCTGACCGGCGCCTGGTATGAGGCGCTTGCCGCGATCAAGGCCGGAGGCGATACAGCCAAGCCCGTCAACGACTACATGGCAAGTGCGCTGGGCACCGACCAGGCGGGCCTGAAGACCCAGATCGATACGACCTTCTTCTTCTACACCCCGGCAGAAGCCGCGACCTTCCTCAGCGATGCCAAGACCGGCACGATAATGGACGACATCCGTAAGTTCTCCTTCGATCGTGGCCTGTTCGGCCAGGGGGCGACCTCGGTGGATGCCATCGGCATCGAGCTTGCCGATGGCACTGTGCTCGGTGATCCCGCCAATGTGAAACTGCGCATCGACGCCTCCTACGCCAAGCTCGGCGCGGACGGCGGGCTCTGA
- a CDS encoding TetR/AcrR family transcriptional regulator, with product MAKAARQRLDPNQRIELILDATLGLVGTSHFSVVTMRDIALACDVNVALLYHYFSSKDHLVRLVLARALGQVTDDYEARRGAHGQDFLGDISAWFSTHAAMAPSMMSRMVKLMSDQAALPVRDPELDALVMGFYQFERDLIVHTLEQGMAIGRYKRVESEKLARFVGLHLDGIFHGAESRGQIRIADDIADLREMLEAQLRP from the coding sequence TTGGCCAAGGCTGCACGACAGAGACTGGATCCGAACCAGCGGATCGAACTCATCCTCGACGCGACGCTCGGACTTGTCGGCACCTCGCACTTCTCTGTTGTCACCATGCGCGACATAGCGCTTGCCTGCGACGTCAATGTCGCGCTGCTCTACCACTACTTCAGCAGCAAGGATCACCTGGTCAGGCTCGTGCTCGCACGGGCGCTGGGTCAGGTGACAGATGACTATGAGGCCCGGCGTGGCGCCCACGGCCAAGATTTCCTCGGCGATATCAGTGCGTGGTTCTCCACCCATGCGGCGATGGCGCCGAGCATGATGTCGCGCATGGTGAAACTCATGTCTGATCAGGCGGCACTTCCGGTGCGCGACCCGGAGCTTGATGCTCTCGTCATGGGCTTCTACCAGTTCGAAAGGGATCTGATCGTCCACACCCTGGAGCAAGGAATGGCCATCGGCCGCTACAAGAGAGTGGAAAGCGAAAAGCTTGCGCGTTTCGTCGGCCTGCATCTGGACGGCATTTTCCATGGCGCGGAAAGTCGCGGCCAGATCCGCATCGCAGATGATATTGCCGATCTGCGCGAGATGCTGGAGGCGCAGTTGCGTCCGTGA
- a CDS encoding GntR family transcriptional regulator, producing MAETDPAAALAPRLAEDIRNKLISGELKPGQRLSEAALSADLDVSRNSLREAFRLLTKEGLLRHEPNRGVFVATPSMASIIDIYRVRRIVECRALADAYPNHPAVIRMRAAVDEARLARQAGDWGRVGSENMKFHSAIVELADSVRLSAFYAQIAAELRLSFGLLDDPELLHAPYVELNAAILEKLETGHPKEAATALEAYLAQSERTVLAAFSRITT from the coding sequence ATGGCAGAAACGGATCCGGCGGCAGCCTTGGCGCCACGACTGGCGGAGGATATCCGCAACAAGCTGATTAGCGGGGAACTGAAGCCCGGTCAGCGCCTGTCGGAAGCTGCCCTCAGTGCTGATCTCGATGTCTCGCGCAATTCGCTCCGCGAAGCCTTCCGGCTACTGACCAAGGAAGGTCTCCTTCGTCATGAGCCCAATCGCGGGGTCTTCGTGGCTACGCCCAGCATGGCCTCGATCATCGACATCTACCGCGTCCGCCGCATTGTCGAATGTCGCGCGCTTGCCGATGCTTATCCGAACCACCCAGCTGTTATCCGCATGCGGGCCGCTGTTGACGAGGCCCGGCTCGCGCGACAGGCTGGCGACTGGGGCAGGGTTGGCAGCGAAAACATGAAATTCCATTCGGCGATCGTCGAGCTTGCCGACAGCGTCAGGCTGAGTGCCTTCTACGCCCAGATCGCCGCCGAACTGCGCCTGAGCTTTGGCCTGCTGGACGATCCCGAATTGCTGCACGCACCCTATGTCGAGCTCAATGCCGCGATCCTTGAGAAACTGGAAACGGGCCATCCGAAGGAGGCGGCGACAGCGCTCGAAGCCTATCTTGCCCAGTCCGAGCGCACCGTGCTCGCCGCCTTTTCCCGCATCACCACCTGA